Proteins encoded together in one Epinephelus lanceolatus isolate andai-2023 chromosome 4, ASM4190304v1, whole genome shotgun sequence window:
- the LOC117260175 gene encoding complement C1q-like protein 4, with protein MRAIVLLCLLEAAFVQATEYSWKTSGTNTDSASVDPNADNACVTDQASCGCCLMQQQVHRMKTFFNMSLTELEKELMKTKSILNNVRASRSAFSVSLTNEDKLNCFGPFRDDTLITYKHIFINLGDGYSPDTGIFTVPRSGVYSLALTVYSDAGSPGNTLAACAGLLVNGQVVAGPRERNMQDQEDSATVVVALHLTAGDQVAVNLPIGCFLCDDSSHYNTFTGFLLYATD; from the exons ATGCGAG CTATTGTATTGCTGTGCCTGTTGGAAGCAGCCTTCGTCCAGGCCACTGAATATTCCTGGAAAACATCTGGTACAAATACAGATAGTGCAAGTGTCGATCCAAACGCGGACAATG cATGTGTTACGGACCAGGCATCGTGTGGATGCTGTCTGATGCAGCAGCAGGTTCATAGGATGAAGACGTTCTTTAACATGAGCCTCACTGAGCTGGAGAAGGAGCtgatgaagacaaagagcatccTCAACAATGTCAGAG CCAGCCGCAGTGCCTTCTCCGTCTCTCTAACCAATGAAGACAAACTGAACTGCTTTGGCCCCTTCCGCGACGACACGCTCATCACCTACAAACATATTTTCATCAACCTGGGTGATGGCTACAGTCCGGACACCGGTATCTTCACTGTTCCACGCTCTGGTGTCTACAGTCTTGCCCTCACCGTCTACAGTGACGCTGGTTCTCCTGGTAACACTCTGGCCGCCTGCGCCGGTCTGCTGGTTAACGGCCAGGTGGTGGCAGGACCCAGAGAAAGAAATATGCAAGATCAAGAGGACAGTGCTACGGTTGTTGTGGCCCTCCACCTGACGGCTGGGGACCAGGTGGCTGTCAACCTGCCCATTGGATGTTTCCTCTGCGACGACAGCAGCCACTATAACACTTTCACTGGTTTCCTGCTGTATGCTACTGACTAA